Below is a window of Gemmatimonadota bacterium DNA.
CTTCATCGAAACCAATTACAACGGGGTCTACGTCCTGCTCGAAGCGGCGCGGCGCCTGGAAGTGAAGCGCTTTCTGCAGGTGTCCACCGACGAAGTGTACGGCCACGTACCGGTTGGTTTCTCGGAGGAGAGCGACGCCTTCGCGCCCCGAAGTCCCTATGCCGCGAGCAAGGCGGCCGCGGATCTGCTCGTCCAATCCTACTTCACCACCTACGGCATGCCCGTGCTGATCACGCGGGGCGGGAACACCGTCGGACCCTACCAGTACCCGGAGAAGGTCCTGCCGCTGTTCATCACGAACGCCCTGGAGTACAAGCCGCTGCCGGTGTACGGCGACGGAAGCGCGGTACGCAATTACCTGTACGTGGAAGACCACTGTTCCGCCATCGACATGGTGCTCAGGTCCGGCGAACCGGGGAACGCGTACAACGTGGGCACGAACCGCGAAGTCAATGGTCGGGATCTGGCCGCCCGTGTCCTGGAAATCCTCGACCGGCCGGCGGACCTGCGCGAGTTCGTCCCGGACCGGAGCGGGCATGATCTGCGGTACGCCCTGGACTGCGGCCGCATCCGTGCCCTGGGATGGCGCCCGTCGCTCGACTTCGACGCGCTGCTGGACAGGACGGTGCAGTGGTACGTGGACCACCCGCAGTGGTGGCGGGAGATCCGGAACGAAAGCGGTTTCAGGTCGTATTACAAGAAGCAGTACGATGAACGATACCAGGCTTGAATCGATATCGAACTTGAAAAGGTCCAGCACACACATGGAGTGTAAGACTTGACGTACCTGTCGCTGCTCGAGTCGGTCGTCCTGGCCGGATCGGTCGTTCTCGTGGCCTATGGATTCC
It encodes the following:
- the rfbB gene encoding dTDP-glucose 4,6-dehydratase; its protein translation is MDAMLVTGGAGFIGSNFVRYALKHRPETQVVVLDALTYAGSLANIDDCVGTDRFRFIHGDIRDRDTVDDAMRGVDTVVNFAAESHVDRSILDPSSFIETNYNGVYVLLEAARRLEVKRFLQVSTDEVYGHVPVGFSEESDAFAPRSPYAASKAAADLLVQSYFTTYGMPVLITRGGNTVGPYQYPEKVLPLFITNALEYKPLPVYGDGSAVRNYLYVEDHCSAIDMVLRSGEPGNAYNVGTNREVNGRDLAARVLEILDRPADLREFVPDRSGHDLRYALDCGRIRALGWRPSLDFDALLDRTVQWYVDHPQWWREIRNESGFRSYYKKQYDERYQA